A genome region from Cucumis sativus cultivar 9930 chromosome 4, Cucumber_9930_V3, whole genome shotgun sequence includes the following:
- the LOC101207624 gene encoding Golgi SNAP receptor complex member 1-1, translated as MSISMEIPSSWDALRKQARKLEAQLDEQMNSFRKLVSTKGSTNVETADSDIESGIERLLKQLQQVNSQMQAWVSSGGSEMVSHTLTRHQEILQDLTQEFYRLRSSLRAKQEHASLLDDFREFDRSRLELEDGLGTAEQTLLKEHATIGRSTGQMDNVISQAQATLGALVFQRSTFGGINSKLSNVSSRLPSVNHILAAIKRKKSMDTIILSLVASICTFLIFIYWLTK; from the exons ATGTCCATATCCATGGAGATTCCTAGCTCGTGGGATGCCCTTCGCAAACAG GCAAGGAAACTTGAAGCTCAGTTGGATGAGCAGATGAATTCTTTTCGAAAACTGGTTTCAACAAAGGGTTCTACGAATGTTGAGACAGCTGATAGTGATATTGAATCTGGGATAGAACGGCTGTTAAAGCAGCTACAACAAGTGAATTCACAGATGCAAGCTTGGGTCTCATCAGGTGGTTCTGAAATGGTTTCCCATACCTTGACTAGACATCAAGAAATTCTTCAAGATCTTACGCAG GAGTTTTATCGTCTTCGCTCAAGCCTCCGAGCCAAGCAAGAACATGCTTCACTTTTAGATGACTTCAGGGAGTTTGATCGGTCAAGACTTGAATTGGAAGATGGTTTGGGAACTGCAGAACAAACTCTTCTAAAAGAGCATGCCACTATTGGCCGTAGCACAGGACAG ATGGATAATGTGATTTCACAAGCTCAAGCGACCCTAGGTGCACTTGTCTTTCAGCGGTCGACCTTTGGTGGCATCAACTCAAAGCTTAGTAACGTTAGCAGTCGCCTTCCATCA GTAAATCATATTCTTGCAgcaataaagagaaaaaagtcGATGGACACAATCATACTCTCTCTTGTTGCGTCCATATGCACATTTCTGATCTTCATCTACTGGTTGACTAAGTGA
- the LOC105435165 gene encoding uncharacterized protein LOC105435165 translates to MEEDDDPWLAPDKFYHFLLCFSLTILFASFALHTRYPFIRRHSILIGSVLSLFAGAAKEVADELGFFKSAGASTRDAVADFIGVLIASFLLHALRFSIRSGGGGGGKEACPNRDILMV, encoded by the coding sequence ATGGAGGAAGACGATGATCCATGGTTAGCTCCCGATAAGTTCTACCATTTCCTTCTCTGTTTCTCTCTCACGATCCTCTTCGCTTCATTCGCCCTTCACACCCGCTATCCATTCATCCGTCGCCACTCCATTCTCATCGGATCCGTCCTTTCTCTTTTTGCCGGAGCCGCCAAAGAGGTCGCCGACGAACTCGGCTTCTTCAAGTCCGCCGGAGCCTCCACCAGGGATGCTGTTGCCGACTTTATCGGCGTCTTGATCGCTTCTTTCCTTCTTCACGCTCTCAGATTCTCGATCCGcagcggcggcggcggcggcggcaaAGAAGCTTGCCCTAATCGGGACATTTTAATGGTCTGA
- the LOC101207376 gene encoding aquaporin NIP6-1 encodes MDTEEAPSTPVTPGTPGAPLFGRVKENQHGSENGKRSLLKSCISFNVDDNWGSEEGGLTKIVSSCSLPYSPVSLARKVGAEFIGTLILIFAGTATAIVNQKTGGTETLIGLAASTGLAVMIVILSTGHISGAHLNPAVTIAFAALKQFPWKHVPLYIGAQMVASLCSSFALKWTFDPIMGGGATIPSCGYAQAFALEFIISFNLMFVLTAVATDTRAVGELAGIAVGATVMLNVLIAGQTTGASMNPVRTLGPAIAVNNFKAIWIYLTAPILGTLCGAGIYTAVKLPDKDGDSRLPSTAASFRR; translated from the exons ATGGATACAGAGGAAGCTCCATCAACACCGGTGACGCCGGGAACTCCTGGAGCTCCGCTGTTTGGACGAGTGAAAGAAAATCAGCATGGAAGTGAGAATGGTAAAAGATCTCTTCTCAAAAGTTGCATCTCTTTCAATGTTGATGATAATTGGGGGAGTGAAGAAGGTGGCTTAACTAAAATAGTCTCTTCTTGTTCATTGCCATACTCTCCTGTCTCACTTGCAAGAAAG GTGGGAGCAGAGTTTATAGGCACTTTGATTCTCATATTTGCCGGAACTGCCACTGCCATTGTGAACCAAAAGACGGGAGGAACTGAAACGTTGATCGGCCTGGCGGCTTCCACCGGCCTTGCAGTGATGATCGTGATCTTGTCAACGGGTCACATCTCCGGAGCCCATCTGAATCCAGCTGTCACCATTGCTTTTGCTGCATTGAAGCAGTTTCCTTGGAAGCAT GTGCCATTGTATATTGGAGCTCAAATGGTGGCTTCTCTGTGTTCATCATTTGCATTGAAATGGACCTTTGATCCAATAATGGGAGGAGGAGCCACTATTCCTTCATGTGGATATGCCCAAGCTTTTGCTCTTGAGTTTATTATTAGCTTCAACCTCATGTTTGTCCTCACCGCGGTCGCTACGGACACTCGAGCT GTGGGAGAGTTAGCGGGAATCGCGGTAGGGGCAACGGTTATGCTCAACGTACTCATCGCGGG ACAAACAACTGGAGCTTCAATGAATCCAGTAAGAACACTGGGGCCAGCCATTGCAGTAAACAATTTCAAAGCCATATGGATTTACCTCACAGCTCCCATATTAGGGACATTGTGTGGAGCTGGAATCTACACTGCAGTTAAGTTGCCTGACAAAGATGGTGATTCACGCTTGCCTTCTACTGCAGCAAGCTTTCGACGATGA